The Chitinophaga caeni genome segment GTGAACATGCCGTGGCCCGTGTTGGGCATTGGGGAGATCCTGGCGCCTTGAATACACCGATATTTCAAACGGCAATGATTAGCCAGGTAGCGTTCCTAGTTGCCGCGATCCCGTTTGTTGGGGTATTGCACGGCATTTGGAAAGGCAAATATCAATATAAAGTCCACAAGTTAAGCCTAGAGTTTGATAACCTGCCCGAAAAATTTGACGGCTTCCAGATAACGCAATTATCCGACATTCACGCCGGAAGTTTTGATAATCCCGCGGCTGTTGCAGAAGGTATCCGTGTTGCTAACAAGCAAGGCAGCGATATCATCGTGTTTACGGGAGATATGGTAAATAACGTGGCCACGGAAATGCTTCCCTGGATCGAAACGTTTTCCGGTTTACAAGCGCCGATGGGGAAATATTCCATCCTTGGAAACCATGATTACGGCGATTATGTTCCTTGGAAAGATACGGAAGAGAAGGCTGCAAACTTACAACATTTAGAGCAAATCCATGAACAAACCGGGTTCCGGCTTTTAAAGAATGAATATATTTTACTGGAGAAAGATGGTGAAAGGATTGCCTTGGCAGGTGTAGAAAATTGGGGGAAGAAGGGATTTGCACAATACGGCGACCTGCGCTTGGCTACGGATGGTATCCCGGGTGATATGTTTAAAGTATTATTGTCGCACGACCCATCGCATTGGGAAGCTGAGGTATTAGATCATTCTCAGGATGTTCAATTAATGTTGGCAGGGCATACGCACGGTATGCAGTTTGGGCTGGAAGCATTGGGCATGCGTTGGAGTCCCGCTAAATATATTTATCCTCAATGGGCGGGTATCTATGAAAAAGGTGGTAAGTTTTTGTATGTCAACCGAGGCTTTGGCTTCCTCGGTTTCCCCGGTCGCGTTGGTATCTTGCCGGAGATAACCGTGATCACCTTAAAGAAAAAGACGGTGAATAACTAAGGCCCGGTTATATGTCGATGTACGTGTCAATATTACGAAGTAATAGTTTTCGCAAACAATTTGAGTTACCATCGATAGCATTATTCCCTTTTCCGAACCAAGGTTCTACGCCGGGGTCTTCAAGGCGCTGCCTTCCACGGAATTAAAATCACTAAAATATCCTTTGTCCTTAATATGGTTTATAAACGCTTTGTAAACCATGTGTTGGCAGAGAACACCGGGATTCCCGATAATAACTAATTGTTGCTTAGCCCTCGTTATGGCCACGTTCAATTTTCGATCCACCACCTGGTCCGGATCGCTCCCTTCCAGCATATTCGCGAGATAATCCATTTGATAGCCTTGGTTGACACAGGTTGCATAAAGAATAATATCCCTTTGCGATCCTTGAAAACGTTCCACGGTATCCACAACGATATCATTGAGTACCGCTATATCCAAGCTATGGATATGCCTTTTTATCAATGCAATTTGCGCCCTATACGGAGTAATAATCCCGATAGTTTTGGCAGGATTAAAAGATAAATTATTATGTTGATATAACAAGTAAAATTCCCGTACCAAGCTAGCCACGATGCGGGCTTCTTCTTCATGTATCTTGTTGCTTTTAGCGTTTTTCTGTTCGTGTGAGGCGAACATCATTAGTCTTTCTTTGGCTAAAATGCTAGCGAGTGGATTGTTTCCGGGTACCTGGAGGTAAGGGAGCTGGGCTATTTGATGCTGGGTAGGTACCAGCTGCAAGGCACCACCGTAAAATGCCCGGTTGGGAAATGCCGCTATTTCCGGATGCATCCTGCCTTGCACGGTTAATTGAGCAAAACACCGGTTCTCCATTTTAGACGATTCCATTAGTAGCCAGCGTTCGAAAAGCGATTTGTTCAAGCTGGTCAAACCGCAGGCATGTAATTTTTCATCTTTTATTTTTGCTTGACCATCATTTTGGAGTACAACAGCCGGGAGTTGTTTGTGATCCCCGATCATGATGATCTTATCAATGGCATTATGATGCTCGGCGTCTTTTGCCGTGAGGATGCCCAGAAGTTGAGGTTCTAAAACTTGCGAGGCTTCGTCAACAACAAGGTGATGGAAATGCTTTAATTTAAATAGATCCATCTTGCCGGCTATCGAAGCAACGGTGCCAACAAATAAACGGTGCTGCTTGATACAATTCCTTACCTCTTCCCGGTTCTGACAACCGGCTATAACTTGGTGCAATAGCCGCGGTTGAAACTGTGGATCGCAGGATAGGCTAGAGCCAACGCGGATATAACCAGGTTGCGAATCTATACAATCCAAGCTCGCACAGATTTCATCAACAGCGCGGTTGGTATATGCCACCAGTAGTATTTGCTCTTCTTCATCTGCCAATAATTCCGAAATCAAATGTCTTAACGCGATCGAAGTTTTCCCGGTTCCGGGTGGTCCAACAATTAAAAAATAATCATTTGCCTGCACGGCCTTCCTTACAACTTCGGTGATGGCTTCGGAATGATGGAAAGGTATTTTTAACGGCCTTTCATGATCCATCATCGCCTGCCTCTGGCCCAGTATTAAACTTGCGCGGTCACGGTTGGCCTTTAAGAACTGGTACAAACCGCGGAACATATGTTGATAAGAAACATCGATGTAATCATGTTCTACCGCGTAAAAACTTTCCAATGGCAATACCGATAAATTATGTTGCCTGCTTCTCAGGCGTAGCTTAATTTTTCCCGGTTGTACCCATTCTATCGCTGCCTTAAAAATCTGCTTATTGGCAACACTGTCGGAAGGCTGGTTACGTTGGTAGAGTATGACGATATCCCCGGTTCTGAAATTTTGCAAAGATTCGCCGTCGATTGCTGGAATAGATAAAACGAGGTAAGGTTGCCCTGATGCGGCTTGGTGCTCCATGATTTGAAGATCGATTAGGATTTCCCCTAATTCCATCTTATCGTCAAATGCAGCTTCCCATAAGGAAGATACGCCCCTGTGCGTATCATATTGAGGGTCTCCCGCTTTGCCGAGGTATTGTTCCCGGCAAACGAAAGCATAGAAAGCATTGAAATAGGCTTTGGCTAAGGGGCTTGCTAACTGCAATGGCGCTTGAAACTCTTTCAGTTGCGGAACGATGTATTGCTGCACGAACTTACCTGGTAAAAATTGTGGTAAGATCATATTGGACGCTGTAACTTGATCCAGCAACCGCGATACGGCATGCGAACTGTCTGCTGCTTGGACGATTGAATGTTCGTATGAAACGATTTCGTTACGTAAGTGTAATATCTCCTTAATATTAGCCATGAAGGGCCTTATCAATCTCATGTTGGCTGCTTCCTGCCCGTATTTGCTGTAAAGGATGTAAGTATATAAATTTTTATAGGGCACACCCAGTATCTTCTGGATCGCTACCTGGTATAAAAATGCTTGTGAACGGTGATTCATGCCGATTAAACTATAATCGTCTGCCGGAAATGGCGCCCTGCCGGATTTTAATTCAATAACGAAACTATCCTGTTTCTTCCCGCCGACTTGCAAGTAATCCAGCCGTCCCTGTATGCCTAGCTGTTCGCAGATAAAGCTAGGTTCCAGCAGTCCTTCTTCACGGTTAATACGGTGTTCTGAAAAGCTTTTGTTTACAATTCGTTGTATGTTCAAAAATTGTTGCTTGGTTTCCTTGAAAAAATCATGAGATTTTTCCGGTAACAATAGATCATCGCAAGTAGAAAACTCGAACGGCAATGATTTAAACACCTTTTTCATAGCGTCTGCATAATCGACGTTGCCGCCAGGTTCTGCCGTAACAAATTCATCCAGGAATAAATTAGCGGCATGTCCGAGCAAGATGTGTTTATTATTGGGTACTGCCGAAAGCCTTCCCTGGATATAATATAGAGGATGTGAGCCATATTCCTTGCAACATTCGGCAAGGGAGCTGATATCTACCAGGTAGTTAGGCTCCAGGATGAGCATCTCCGGGTAATATACGGAATCTTCATCCACGGTTACATCGACGAGATTCAGTTGGGCTCCTTTCCATATTAGCTGTTGAAAATTTTTGGCGTATTCATCCCGTTGCAACGATATACATAGTGCTTCGTCCGATAACCCATCTTTATCTAATGCATAAATAATTTCGTCTAGGATTTCTATAACTTCGACCCGCACTAATGGTAGCTTTTTCCCTTTTATCTTCCGGCTAGGTTCGAATATGTCGACTTCCGGCAACCCCTCCAGAAGCGAAGGGGGAAAAGGTACCTGGTAAAAATGCTCAATGGCGTAACCGATCGATTTTATGTCTTGTAAAACCTGCGCTTCACCGGGTTCGAATTGATGGTGCAATACTTGCTGCGAATGATACCGGAATGTTTGCAATAAGTATGTTTTTGAAGCCGGTAAGTTTAATTCGCGGCAAACATAATTTAAGCGGGAAAAGAAATTAGAAAATTGGATGCTATCCTTCGCTGTTAATTGCTTGCAAATGGCTTCCAGGAGATTGCGCAATCGCCTATACTTGCTTTTTATATCGAGCTTGGATTCGAAACAGTTGGTTAATTCCTTGAAATATGCGATCCCGTTCATTGTTGTTATGGCCGTTTTTTCAGTTCAATGGGCAATGTTACGGTATTTTTGGGGGAATAAATCGGGATAGGGTCGCATTCGTGCCGTATATCGAGGGTGTGAATCGAAGGGATTTACCCATGGTATGCCTTGGATCTACAGGGTGGATCTCAAAATTTTTATCACGCTCTCCTGTTCTGCGAAATTGAAAGATGTAAACCCGATTCGCAAGGAATTATAATCTATCCCGGCGGTATTGTATTCACTGCCATCACTCATTTTTAGACCTTTTTTCGCGGCTGCCGCACTGATTTTTTTTAAGGGATGATACAGGAATTTTGTCCAAACCGACATGCCGCCATTCGGTATTTGAAATTGAATAGCATCTCCAAGTTCATCACCTAGTAACCGGCAAAAATGATCACGGCGCTCATGGTAAATTTTCTGCACTTTCTGTACGTGCCTGTTCAATGTCCCGTTATCGATAATTGTTGCTAATGCATTTTCTATAAAGGAATTGCCTTGCCAGTCAATGATGCGACGGTATTGTGCCGCTTGTTGAATGAAATTCTTCGGTCCCACCATGAATCCTGCCCTGACGGCGGGAACGAGTAATTTATTCAACGTTCCTATATAAATAACATTTCCATGATCGTCTAAGCTAGCCATAGGCAATATAGGGTTACTGTTATAATGATAATCGTAATCATAGTCATCTTCCAGTATCGCGAACCGGTATTTGGCGGCTAAGGCCAGCAATTGTAACCTCCGCTCTGGGGATAGCGTTACCGTGGTGGGATGATGATGGTGGGGTATGACATATAACAATTTGGGTGATGTTTTCTTGCAGATGCGCTCCAGGTTTTCTACCTGTAAACCGTCATTATCCACGGGCACTTGGATTAACTTCGCGCCGGCGGTTTTAAAAGTATCGTTGGCTATGAAATATCCCGGTTCCCCTACGATCACGGTGTCCCCGGGTTTGATGAGGACTTTACAAGCCAAGTATATGCCCATCTGCGCACCGTTTGTTACCATCAGGTTATCTTCCCCGATTTTTAAACCACGGGAGTTATGCAAGTAATTTTTTAGTGCATCCAGTAATGGTGCCGGGCCAAAGTGGGAACCGTACCTTAAATATGGTTGAAATGAAGCCAGGCTTACTTGCCGTTTGGCTTCGCGCAGGAGAGCTTCTAAAGGCGCAAGCCTGGGATCCGGAAACCCATCGTAAATCCGGTATGGGAAATATCCACCCTGTACAGGGTTAATAAACTGGAAGGGGAGTTCATTGAGCGGAAAATTACCTGTTGTTGCCGCGGCATTGCCGGTATTAGTATTCCCTAATTCCCTGGGCTGTATCCCGGGCAATTTTCCCGAGATAAAATAACCTACCCTCGCCCTGATCTCGATCCAATCTTGCGCCGCGAGTTCCTCGTATGCTGCATTTACAGTATTCCTGTTGATAGACAGTTGCTTGGCTAAATCCCTTGAACTAGGCAATTTGCTCCCCATTTTAAAGATACCGCGCCTTACCAGCATGATGATCGCGTTGCTGATTTGGAGGTACACCGGTGTATCCGATTGTTTATCAATTGACAATAATTCACCTAATGATATCATAACTGGTCTATCTACTATATTAAAACTGGACTACTGTAATATACCAATAAAGGTAGAGATTTGCAGGGTAATTAATTCTTTGATATTTATAAAATATTGTTGAGATGAGTACTAGATTCCGTATGGGACATGTTTTACCTAAGCCTTATAAGGCCTTGGTAGCTTTGGAAAATACTTTGGCCGAATTTTCATTGAGCGCGGTAGAACAGGAATACATCCGTATCCGTGCCTCCCAAATAAATGGCTGTGGATATTGCTTGGACGAGCATTTTCATGATGCTTTACAAAAGGGGGCCGACTTACAAAAACTTGTTGTTTTAGCTGCTTGGCGGGAAGCGGGCGATGTCTTGACAACTGAAGAAAAGTTAATTGTACAAATTACCGAGGAGGTTACAATCATGGGGCCGGATGGTTTACCTGGTGATACCTATGAGAAGGCAATTGCGTTAATGGGGCAAACGAAAGTGGCTGAAATCATTATGTGCGTAGGCGTGATAAACATTTGGAACAGGATAGGGGTCAGTACGCATTTAAACCCGGTGAAGCGGTAGCTAAGTATAACACCATTCATGCTATATTTTCAAAGGATCACCCTGCAAAGGGTGGTTTTTTTTTATAACTGATCGTTGTCAGTTTTAGTTTGACCACCATCATTTGCCAAGAATTAATTGCAAACTACTTTTGTATACATAACCGGTGGCATAATACCGGTATCAACATAAGTTCTTATAAGTTACTTCATACACCAAAACAAGCAGCAACCTGGCGGATATATACACGCCGGGTTGCTTACCGGGAAGTTGGAATTATTTTGCGTCATACACATTACCCATATTTAGAGAATAACCTGCTGGGTCGATCCCGGCAGGTTGTTTTTTTGCTGCACGGCGTGTACAACTAGTTAATAAGAATTGAACATATATACATTGCTTTAGTATTCATCATTGTCCCCCAATGCAAACCACAGGTATCCTCCTGTGGTTTTTTTGATATGATAATAATCATCGGTGGATTGATGCTTATCATAGTCCGGCATATCGGGCAGCGGCAATTTTGCATTGTCAATTTTCGTTGTAGCGTGTCCGGGATAAAGGAATTTGGAAAGATCAATGATCATATTGTAACATTGCTGTCCGACTAAAATTGCATTAAATATACTTGGATTCCTTACCTGTTCAAGGATATAAGCGAATGATGATCTATTCAGCCCAGCCAACAAAACTGTGGAACTTCGCACTGTTGATAGCGAACGGTAGCTGGGTCATACAGTAGTACAAAAGCTGGATCGAGCGATCAAATTGGCGGCCGTGATGGCCAATTTGTGCCCTTTTTTGGTACTCGTTTTTGGGCAAGCAAAAAAGTACAAGAAACGAGCAGATGAACATTGAATCGAACTATTGAGGGATCAAATTGCTCCCCGGTTAAAATTTAGTCGGACAATAATGATTTTGTAACAATTAAATTGTAGCGACATGAAATTTCAATGGTTTATACCATATTATTATCAGCATGTGCAGCTCCCAAAAAATTAAGAATAGTAGAAAAATTCATTTTATAAATCAATAACTATGGCTTTTAGAATGTTCCCTCAACGGATGGCTTGATGCGCGATTTGCTCTAGGGTTTTCTCATTGACCAGTTGAATTTTTCCCTTGGTAATATCAATGAGCTCCTCTTCCTTGAAGTCGTGTAAAGTTCGTATCAACGACTCGGTAGCAGTACCCGCTATGGAGGCAAGCTCATCCCTAGGGATAGATATTTTAAAAGGAACGGATTTGTCGCCCTGGTATTTATTGCGCAGGTGAATAAGGGCAGTAGCCACTTTATTTCTTAATGAATTGTATGCTAAACTTACCAGCCGCTCTTCTTTCTCCGTCAGGTTATGAGCCATCATGACTAATAATCGCCGCGCGATTTCGGGTGAATTATCGAGTAATTGTTCCGCATCTTCTTTAGGAATTACGATCAGTTCGGTTTCTTCCATGGTGATGGCGGTGGCGAGGTAAGGCGTTTCTTCCAGCAGCGCCATATACCCGAAGAAATCCTTACCGCGGTATAAACCTATAACCAACTCTTTCCCATCCGGGTGCGACTTTACCGTTTTTACTTTCCCTGATTTGATGTAATATAAATCCCTGGGAGTTCCGCCCTGTTTATAAACCGTTTCATAGGCGGCCAAACGGATGGAATTACGGTTTTTAATCAACATTTTGATCGCTATTTCAGCCGACATATTTTCTTTATGTTGATGGGAATATGCTTTGCGAAGCTGTTCTTGCTTTTGTATTCTATTGGAAACAAGACCCAACAGTTCTTCATTATCAAATGGGGAAACTAAAAAGTCATCCGCACCGAGGTTCATCGCTTTACGGAAAGCGGCCGAATCCCATTGTTCATGGTAAATAATAAAGGGAATCGTAGATAGGAAATTATCTTTTCTGAATGCATGCAGAACACCGAATCCATCTATAACCGGCATTCTTAAGTGGCAAATAACTACCTGGGGTTGGAAAGCTAGCGCTTGCTGAATCCCGGCATGACCTTCTTGTACAGGCATCACTTCGTACCCGGCCAACTTCAAGATGCTTTGAAGTGTAAGCAACAGTTTTTCATCGTGGCTAATCAGCAGCACTTTATGCATAACCCGGATTTTACTTTCAACAATTGTAGAAATAAAATGTTCAATATCAACATTTCCTGTAAAAATTTGGAAATGTAGTACAAATCCGGGTTTATGCAAAAACGGATATTATTTTATTTCCCAATGGTAATCGCCGGAACCACGTTCAATAGCGTCACTACCGGAAATTTCAACCTTATGGCCGTTTTCAATTATTTTCTGTCCTTTTTTTATATCAATTTGTATCAAGGCTTTTGCACCGGGCGGAACGCTAAAATGATAATCGATTTTCTTCTTTTTCCTTTTCCAAGTAGAGATAATTTCGCCGTACCGCGATTGGTAACTGGATTCGTAACTATCCAGGCCGGTAACGAAATGTGGTTTCAGATAGAATTGCTCGAAGCCGGGATGTTCCGCTACCGGTAAAATGCCACCGATTCCTTTAAACAACCATGCGCCGATCTCCCCGAACATGATATGGTTTTTAGAAATATCCGAGGTGGCATCGAGCGGCCAGTTTTCAAATAATGTAGTAGCGCCATTTTGGATCCACCATCCCCAGGAAGGAAAATCCCTTTGTGCCGCTATCTTGTAAGCAACATCCGCATAGCCATTTTGGCTGAGTGCATTTAAAATAGCCTTGGTGCCGAGCAAACCTACATCGAGGTGATAATTATCTGCTGCTACCCGTTCCGCCAATTTGGCCGCAATTTTAGCTTGCAAACTATCGGGCACAATACCCCAAAACAATGGCACGCTCAATGCTGTTTGAACACCGTCAGCGTAGACTCCCGTTTCGGCATTATAAAATTCCTTGTGAAAGGCCGTTTTAATTTTTTCTGCCAAGGCATTGTAATGTTCCCAATCTCCCGATTTGCCGAAAAGCTTTGCCGCTGTTGCAAGTATTTTTACATCGGCATAATAATACGCGGTGGACGTTAAGGCCACGGGTGTTCTTGACTTCACCGGTACCCAATCGCCCAGTCCCCATGTTGTAACGCCTGTCGGACTTATCCTGTCAATATAATTTACATAACTCTTGATATGCCCGTACGATTTTTTCAATAATTGGGCATCTCCGTAAAAAAGGTAAATGTTCCATGGGATGACCGCGATGGTACTGGTCCAATCCGGTCCATTTCCCCATTCGTAGCCCCATCCGCCTGTCGGGATGATGGATGGTAACACCCCGTTAGGTTGTTGTTCATCGCGGTGATCGGCTAACCATTTTTCATATACGGTGATACCATCAAAATTGTACAATCCTGTTTCTACCGCGATAGCCGCATCACCTGTCCAGCCGTTTTTCTCCCGCTGCGGACAATCGGTGGGATACCCGAACAGGTTTGATAAATAAGATTGATTGGTGGCAGCCCAAATTTTATTGATCACCGGATCGGAGGTGTGCAGCTTGCCGATAGGTTTTACATCGCTATGCATGAAATAACCTTTTACATCTTCGCGTTGTAAAGAAATAGGTTGATCACTGCTTACCTCGATATATTGAAATCCTTTGTAATTAAATTTCGGCATAAAAAATTCCCGGCCATTTCCCGATAAGATGTAAATATCTTCCTGGAAAGGATCCGTACTATCTTTCGGGCGGTAATGGACGATGATGTTTGATAAATCGACATGACCTAAACTATCGAGTAATTCGCCGTGTTTCACGCGGATTACTGTTCCCGGTTTACCGGAAACCTGTATGCTGCTGATCCCGGCAATATTTTCGCCGATATCAAAAACGTAGTTGCTATCCGAGAATTTCTTCATGTTAACAGCCGGAATTTCCCGGGTGATCCGGATCGGTTGCATACTTTGCGCCACGATGTTGCCAGATGGCGCCGACCGGTAAATGGGGCCATGCCAAGTGCTATCAGCAAATCCCGGCTTGTTCCAACCCGGTTGTTCCAAGCGTGCATCATAATGTTCCGCCGTATAAATGCTGTTGAATAGGGTGGGGCCTAAAGTCCATTTCCATTCCCTGCCTGTACCGATCGTTTCCGTACTTCCATCTTCAAACATGAGCCGGATATCCATGCAGAATGCTGGTCTATTGCGCCAAGGCGCCTGGTCGAAAAACCAAACCGCGGTAGATTGGTGATTGTACCAGCCATTGCCCAGCTCCACTCCAACAACATTTTCACCTGGTAGTAAATGATCAGTGATATCATAGGTAACATATAAATTTCTCCTATCAAAACGGGTGTACATCGGGTCCAGTTGATGATCCCCGATCCGTTTACCATTTACGTACATTTCGTATAAACCGGCCACCGCGATATAAGCCCGTGCTGATTTTATTTTCTTATGGTTGATAAAGCTCCGCCGGAATAAGGGAGCTCTTTTTTCATCCTTTGAATACCTGTCGCTAATCCATGAGCCTTGCCAGTCACTTTGATGCATCATACCGGTTTCAAAAGTGGAAATTACCGCCTCACTTTTTTTTCCGTCCCTGCCCCAGGTTTCCACGCTCCAATAATAGCGGGTGAATGATTGTAGTTCGGGGCCGGAGTAACTGGTTAAGATACCGGGAGAATGTTGTCGCCCGCTTGTCCATAAAGGCTGATTTTTTAAGCTGCTTGGATCCGTGGCGAGGCATACGCGGTAGGCTTCCTGTTGGTAGTTATCATTTCCCGACCCTGTTTCCTGCCACGAGAAACGCGGTTGGGGAACATCGATCCCCAATGGTGTTTCTAAGTATTCCACGCGAAGGTTCCGTGGTTGTGAATAACTTGGTTGCATGATCGATATTATTCCGATAAGAAGTCCTGCCAGCTTACGTTTCATGTTTTATCATTTTCCCGGTAGAATTTGTGGAACCGGTATCTAGTCAAGGTAATTAACGCCGCAAAATCGCGTTTTTCATCGATAAGATGATGGATTATTCTATGGTAATAATAGCTTTTTATCCCGGTATAAAAGAATATGAAGAATGCTTAGAATGCTCTAATAAATTTTGTATGTTGTTCTCAAAATTGTGTGACATGTTTTTAAAATTAAAGGCGATCCTGTTAGCATCGGTCTTAGCGATACCGGCATTGGCCCAGGAAGAGCTGCCCATAGTGCCGCAACCGCGGAATGTTGAATTTTTAAACGGAAATTTTGCAATCGATTTCAATACGGAGATTGTAAATGCGGATGGACTTTTCAAGAACTCATCTCAATATTTGCAGTGGGAACTTCAAAAACGTTTCCGGATTAACCTGGCTAACAGGAATGCGGGTAGCGGGGAGAACTGTATCAAGTTTACCCGTACGAGGGACAAGGATATGCCGGGGGAAGGTTATGAATTGGTAGTTCGTCCCGGGGAAATTATTATCGCTGCCAACTCTGAAAAAGGTGCCTTTTACGGTTGTATATCCTTGTTGCAAATGGTAGCGGCAGCACAACAGGATGGTGGCAAAATGTTGTTGCCGGCCTGCTTGGTGACCGATGAGCCGCTATATGGATGGCGGGGTTTTATGCTCGATGAATCGCGCCATTTTTTCGGTAAGGATGCCGTGAAGGATATCTTGGATTGGATGGCTTATTATAAGTTGAATAAATTTCATTGGCATCTTACAGATGAACCTGCCTGGCGTTTGATGATACAAGGATATCCTTTCCTGGCTTACGTGGGCGGGGTAGGAAGCTGGTCGAACCCGTACCTGCCTGCACAGTTTTATACGCAGGATGATGTACGCGAGATAATCGAGTATGCTGCTGCAAGGCAGATCGAGGTGATCCCCGAGATCGATATGCCCGGACATGCAACGGCTGCCAACAAGGCTTATCCCGAGTTTAGCGGCGGCGGTTCGAAAGATCACCCCGAATTTACATTTAACCCCGGGAATGAAGGTACTTACAGCTATTTGAGCAGGATTTTAAGGGAAACGAATACCTTGTTCCCTGCGGCAAAGATTCACCTGGGGGGTGACGAAGTGAGTTTCGG includes the following:
- a CDS encoding metallophosphoesterase produces the protein MQKRYISILAIWFLVNLYFFQAVISLTASLQQPWRTTIQVGYWALDIILAIVLWVAMQQRPGKNIGDKQIKNWGMGLVMLSFLPKLAGDLVLLVGDILRLGEHAVARVGHWGDPGALNTPIFQTAMISQVAFLVAAIPFVGVLHGIWKGKYQYKVHKLSLEFDNLPEKFDGFQITQLSDIHAGSFDNPAAVAEGIRVANKQGSDIIVFTGDMVNNVATEMLPWIETFSGLQAPMGKYSILGNHDYGDYVPWKDTEEKAANLQHLEQIHEQTGFRLLKNEYILLEKDGERIALAGVENWGKKGFAQYGDLRLATDGIPGDMFKVLLSHDPSHWEAEVLDHSQDVQLMLAGHTHGMQFGLEALGMRWSPAKYIYPQWAGIYEKGGKFLYVNRGFGFLGFPGRVGILPEITVITLKKKTVNN
- a CDS encoding DEAD/DEAH box helicase, giving the protein MNGIAYFKELTNCFESKLDIKSKYRRLRNLLEAICKQLTAKDSIQFSNFFSRLNYVCRELNLPASKTYLLQTFRYHSQQVLHHQFEPGEAQVLQDIKSIGYAIEHFYQVPFPPSLLEGLPEVDIFEPSRKIKGKKLPLVRVEVIEILDEIIYALDKDGLSDEALCISLQRDEYAKNFQQLIWKGAQLNLVDVTVDEDSVYYPEMLILEPNYLVDISSLAECCKEYGSHPLYYIQGRLSAVPNNKHILLGHAANLFLDEFVTAEPGGNVDYADAMKKVFKSLPFEFSTCDDLLLPEKSHDFFKETKQQFLNIQRIVNKSFSEHRINREEGLLEPSFICEQLGIQGRLDYLQVGGKKQDSFVIELKSGRAPFPADDYSLIGMNHRSQAFLYQVAIQKILGVPYKNLYTYILYSKYGQEAANMRLIRPFMANIKEILHLRNEIVSYEHSIVQAADSSHAVSRLLDQVTASNMILPQFLPGKFVQQYIVPQLKEFQAPLQLASPLAKAYFNAFYAFVCREQYLGKAGDPQYDTHRGVSSLWEAAFDDKMELGEILIDLQIMEHQAASGQPYLVLSIPAIDGESLQNFRTGDIVILYQRNQPSDSVANKQIFKAAIEWVQPGKIKLRLRSRQHNLSVLPLESFYAVEHDYIDVSYQHMFRGLYQFLKANRDRASLILGQRQAMMDHERPLKIPFHHSEAITEVVRKAVQANDYFLIVGPPGTGKTSIALRHLISELLADEEEQILLVAYTNRAVDEICASLDCIDSQPGYIRVGSSLSCDPQFQPRLLHQVIAGCQNREEVRNCIKQHRLFVGTVASIAGKMDLFKLKHFHHLVVDEASQVLEPQLLGILTAKDAEHHNAIDKIIMIGDHKQLPAVVLQNDGQAKIKDEKLHACGLTSLNKSLFERWLLMESSKMENRCFAQLTVQGRMHPEIAAFPNRAFYGGALQLVPTQHQIAQLPYLQVPGNNPLASILAKERLMMFASHEQKNAKSNKIHEEEARIVASLVREFYLLYQHNNLSFNPAKTIGIITPYRAQIALIKRHIHSLDIAVLNDIVVDTVERFQGSQRDIILYATCVNQGYQMDYLANMLEGSDPDQVVDRKLNVAITRAKQQLVIIGNPGVLCQHMVYKAFINHIKDKGYFSDFNSVEGSALKTPA
- the pdxR gene encoding MocR-like pyridoxine biosynthesis transcription factor PdxR, producing MISLGELLSIDKQSDTPVYLQISNAIIMLVRRGIFKMGSKLPSSRDLAKQLSINRNTVNAAYEELAAQDWIEIRARVGYFISGKLPGIQPRELGNTNTGNAAATTGNFPLNELPFQFINPVQGGYFPYRIYDGFPDPRLAPLEALLREAKRQVSLASFQPYLRYGSHFGPAPLLDALKNYLHNSRGLKIGEDNLMVTNGAQMGIYLACKVLIKPGDTVIVGEPGYFIANDTFKTAGAKLIQVPVDNDGLQVENLERICKKTSPKLLYVIPHHHHPTTVTLSPERRLQLLALAAKYRFAILEDDYDYDYHYNSNPILPMASLDDHGNVIYIGTLNKLLVPAVRAGFMVGPKNFIQQAAQYRRIIDWQGNSFIENALATIIDNGTLNRHVQKVQKIYHERRDHFCRLLGDELGDAIQFQIPNGGMSVWTKFLYHPLKKISAAAAKKGLKMSDGSEYNTAGIDYNSLRIGFTSFNFAEQESVIKILRSTL
- a CDS encoding carboxymuconolactone decarboxylase family protein; its protein translation is MSTRFRMGHVLPKPYKALVALENTLAEFSLSAVEQEYIRIRASQINGCGYCLDEHFHDALQKGADLQKLVVLAAWREAGDVLTTEEKLIVQITEEVTIMGPDGLPGDTYEKAIALMGQTKVAEIIMCVGVINIWNRIGVSTHLNPVKR
- a CDS encoding cyclic nucleotide-binding domain-containing protein, whose product is MHKVLLISHDEKLLLTLQSILKLAGYEVMPVQEGHAGIQQALAFQPQVVICHLRMPVIDGFGVLHAFRKDNFLSTIPFIIYHEQWDSAAFRKAMNLGADDFLVSPFDNEELLGLVSNRIQKQEQLRKAYSHQHKENMSAEIAIKMLIKNRNSIRLAAYETVYKQGGTPRDLYYIKSGKVKTVKSHPDGKELVIGLYRGKDFFGYMALLEETPYLATAITMEETELIVIPKEDAEQLLDNSPEIARRLLVMMAHNLTEKEERLVSLAYNSLRNKVATALIHLRNKYQGDKSVPFKISIPRDELASIAGTATESLIRTLHDFKEEELIDITKGKIQLVNEKTLEQIAHQAIR